The Musa acuminata AAA Group cultivar baxijiao chromosome BXJ2-5, Cavendish_Baxijiao_AAA, whole genome shotgun sequence genomic interval TACAAAAATCTAAGAATTATGAAACAGTAAGCACAACAATATCAGATTGTTCACAGAACTGCAGCAATGCAAGTGTTCAGTTATTCAGTTCATTTACATGTACCTAACTGGGTTGTACTACAAAAATCTAAGAATTATGAAACAGTAAGCACAACAATATCAGATTGTTCACAGTCGGAGGAAATCTTATTGTTGCAATACAAAGAAACAATTTTAAAAACCTACACTTGACTGACATcaaagatcaaatatattagttcCTTCTGCAAAAACACATATTGATAGAGAACACAAACAAGCCAAAAAAACAGTCCCTTCACTATAATTATTCCAAACTAGCTGAATCGACAGTAAGCTTGAAAAGGAACTGCAACCATGAACTAGTAACGAGTCCACAGAACATTTTTCTTGACGCCCTGAGTTGTGACACTCAAACAGATAACCCCGAAGTCTTTGTATCACGAAACATAGTGACCgccacaaaaacaaaacaaaaacaaaaacaaaagaacgAAAAAGAAATGGTAACAAAGATAAACCCTAGAACAAGTCGAAGAACATACAGTGGAAACGAGAGGAACTCGAAATAATACCACCAACCAAAGCggcagataaaatatcaaaaacatCATCGGGAAGCATAAAACGACGCTCTTACGAGGATACTTTAATTTGGAATGAAGCTAAAAATGCGAAACCCAAACAAACAATTAGGAAGACCAAGCAGTTAAAAGTACTTAAAAGGCCAATTCAAAATACGCTCGATCCAACAAAACCCAATTTCAGAGGAAAACTCCTATAAATTTGAGTCACAGTGGGAACATATATCACAGAAAACAATGAACATCTCGGCCGAAAAATGTAACACAAAGAATATTTTAATtaggaagaaggaaagaaggaagggGGAGAGCAAGCCGAACCAAAGGGGAGTCCGTTTCGCCGCAACTACAGGAGGAGGCTGGGGTTGAATTCCCAATCTCTCCCCTCTTTTCCCTCTCTGTGTGCACAGGGAGAAGGACGACGACGCAGCGGGGACGAGCCGAACGgcgagagggagagaagaggggCCTCGGATTAGGTTTGTTTCGGGAGCAGATAGGACATCGAGaaagttaaatatatatatgtattgcaaAAGTAAATGACACGTCGATATATAAtcgtaaatttttaaaaataagaaaaagaaccgagtgtattaattttttatttgtttttttttcttaataaaaaCCATATATCTCCTGCCGTGTGCGGCAGCCGGTGATGGACCCACCGCCACAAAGACTGGTGGCGCAGAAGGCGCGGCGAGGAGGCGACCAATGTTGACGGACTCGTCGACCCAAACGTCAAATTGACAGGGTCGAGTCTGGCTAACATCGATTTGCCATTACTATATGGATCAATATTGATATAATAATCTATGACCAGATCAATCAAACATGTTAACCATACTATCACAGAGAATGGTAATAAAGAAACCAAAAATAGTAACTCGTTCCAACCATAATCACATATGTTCTCATTGCGAGCTACAATAATGATCATGATATTGAGATTATTAGCTTTGATTTCTTGGTTTGGTTTCTGGGAGGAGTACTTGGTGGCAGATTCAGTAAAGCTCATCAATAAGCACAACAAACCCCATTCACAATAGTTGCAGCTTGCCTATTTTCCTCACGTCAAAGGAACATGGTAACCAAAACATTAGGTTTGGATGATCTGAAAGAAACATAGATGCGAATCAGATCCCACTTACAACACAACATCAAGACAACCCAAGCTATATATAAAACTCATCTGGCCTCACTAGATGGacaaagaaaaaaatgatgagaAAACTTACGACAAGGCAAAGGATAATATCTGTAATATCACAAGAAACAATTATGTCCATTACCATTGGTGACGAGCGGGAAGATGGATTTCATGTGGAGGCCTCCAAGAGCTGATAGGTGAATACCGCAAGTGCATTCTGCAGGTGATTAGACCGCAGATCTTCTGGAATGGGAGCACTGAGCATCGTGTCAAAGCAGCTCATCCGAACCATTGGTGTCGAGCTCGTACCAGGAGTGGATACCAATAGATTGCAAAGCTCCTCTGACATCTTCGAATAGGTTAACCTGCAGATCAGCGTGCCAAAAATAAGAGTTTGGTGAAAGTTTTGCCTAGACCTGTCTAACAAGTCAGGAGGAATCTCCAGGTCAAATAGGTTAACCTGCAGATCAGTGAGCCAAAAATAAAAGTTTGGTGAAAGTTTTGCCTAGACCCGTCTAACGAGTCGGGAGTAATCTCCAGGTCAAATTTGTTTGATACCAACTTCTATCTAACCTCAATAAATTTCCACGAAACTTACATCACAGAACTTTGTATTAACAATTACTTCCTCTCCAACTAAATGTACTGGTAAGAACTAACTGAAAATGGCAAGAAATACAGATATATTACAGTGAAACAATCTATAATAAATTGTAGTGATTTGCATCACTGACTATCAGTTATGACCACATGTTATCTATCGGGGAATCCTTGTCATGTAAACCTTTGAAGGTAAAGGAAAAAACATGAAGAGTTTCATATGCCAACTGGAGAATAGCAACTCCTTCCTTGTTCAAAAGGATTTCCAGGTTAACACAAAAAAAGCCCAAATTATGGGGGTGAAACTGTAAACTTAAAAATTATCCCTGACAAAATAGGTCTTAGATAAAGTCAAAAAGGTTTCACAACTAAATAATGGAATGGTCAAAAGCTTGGTAGTTCAGACTGTAGAAGATAACTTACAAATAGCAATTCCATAGAACAAGAGAAATGAAAATTTACCAATTCTTTTATTGGATTTCCAATTTCAACCAAAGTAACACCGGTCAAGAAAACTGCAATGCCAGTCTTGGATAGATCATAACTGCTCATATGGCAGAAGGCATGCACAACGAAATAGAATTGAGGCAGGTCTGATGAACAGGAatcatagattttagcattgactGTGTGTTGCTAAAGCTTCTAGTACCAGATGTGGAATATACAATAACAGAAAATGCTAAGGAGGTTTTCCATACCTTGCATCAACAGGTAATCTGCTTCCCCAGACCGATAGAGAATCACTTAGGCGATTGAAGAAACTTctgcatgcttcatttttatttccAAGAGTGTCCTACAGAAAGATGAAACGCAATCCCAACATTAATAATAAATTAGACTTGCTGTTTGTTTGTTTACAAAAGGACTCCAGATAAATATAACCACAGTGGCCAAGAAAATATGAGATTAGAAAACAAAATACTACAAATTAAAGCATATTAAAAATTGCCACATATAAAATTTTACCACATGAATATATTGTTAGATAACTCAAGGTATTCAGACATTTTTATCAGAACTACATGAAGATTTTGACTAGCTGTATCAAGTATTTCATACCAACTACgctgcaaaagaaaaagaaacacccGAGCCTACTAGATCAAAGCAAACAAATGCATGAACACCAAATATATAAGCAAATGAGTATCTGGGTCAATAAATTGTAGCTTATGAATGCACAGTCCACAAAACCATCAGAAGAAACAGCAATTTTGGTTCTAGTCTAATTTGCAGATAGTTGTGTGATGTTCTCATCGTTTAACAACCAATAGATAATCAGTAATGATGTTTCTTTTCTAACAAACAACTATTTGCAGATTTTAGCATGGGGACAGGATAAAAATCATACTGATTCACTCATGCTGTCCTCCTCTTGCAATGAACTTCTTAGAACATAGAAATCAATATAAATTCCAGCACCCAGGTCCCAGTCAGCAATTTTTGACTTGTGCTCTTCCATGGAGCTTGTTATTCTCCAAATCTCTTCATCTTGAGCTGAGAAACATGTCATGAAATTGGTAAACATCTTTTGTAATTTAATGAAGTATTCTTGAAGCATGATGCATCATTTTAGTTGATCTGATCAAGATTATTGTACATGCAATATCAACAATTAGGATACTATACCTAATCTATTCTCACAAATTGAATCTGTAAGGACATAGTTTGTCAACAATCAACTACATCACATATTTCAATCTTCAAAGAGTAAAGGTAGCTTGAATCATGCAAGGAAATATTTTTGCAAAATTTTCAGCTAAACCAATTTGGCTTCAAGTAACCAGGTCAACAACTGGTTTGACACACCATAGCTAAACTGAAAATCATACTGGTATGTATCAATAGGTCCAAGGACAGAAATCTGACAAACCATTTGACAAGGTGTCACATAATTTAACCATCAATAATAATTGAGAATCCAGATGGTTATAAACAAGTGTACCAACCTAGGAGATGTACAGAATTACACTCATCTAACATCATCTACTAACGAAAGAAAATTTGAGATCAAGTAAACATGTTTAATACGAACCATTATTTCAAGCAGATACCATAGCCTCTTTTATATCATTAATGCTAAGCATTTTCGCCTTTCTTAATGCTAAAAAACAATGCCAACAGTACAAAAAGCTATATATTTTGCTATCATGAAAAAATTTTCAAGCATGTATCACATTGGTGAAAAAGAACAATTTCACAATTAGTCAATGGTACTcaactgtatttttttttttcagttgcacacatttatcatgattatcatgacTATCTGTATCTCGGTTATCATTCCCATTCTAACAAGTTTCTATCCAGATCAAGTGATACTGCAGCACATTGTCAGAAATGTTTTAGGCATATAACTACCCCATTGTGACAATGTGAGATATCAACAATCATAGAGCAACCCTCATACTTACATGATAGAAATAAGTAATGAGCCACTGATGTCATGAAAATTGAATGAGCTTTTTGCCAATTCGAGCATTTAAGGAAATGTTCAAGGGCTTCCTGCAAGTCTCCATGATACTCGAAGTATATCGCCTAAGATAAAAGGAAACAGACATGTCATTCTTTTCCATTTACAAACAAAATAAATTTCTTAAATCAGATAAAATTAATCATCATCTTCCTTCTGTGGCATTTCAGAAAGTTTAAATTTAAAGTTAATATGTCTTGGGTAAATCAATGACAAATCCTGAACATCCAATGGAATGCAAACGATAATGCATACCAGAGCTTCATGCATCCATTCTGATGGTATACCAAGATCCTCAAGGAACTGATACTGAGTCTCCTGAGTGCTCCAAGTTTCACAATTCTGTAATAGAATTTCCTTAATAAGCTTAGTCTGAATGTATGGGACATCAGCATGGTAAGGCATGTGAAGAACGACATAAATAGCCCAATGGCACTGCTCAAGACATAGCAACTGGTCAACATAGCTCATGTCAAGTACGTTTAGCTCTTTGGAATTAAATGCACCAATAGCTTCCAATATGGCACGCTGATGCCAAATCATGTGGAAGTCAAGTGGATCATGAGTCGAAGAGAAGGCACTGAACATGGTTTTTAGAAGGCTGAAGTCATCATCCTCATTGGCATGAAGCAGCATGAGATAATACGCTAGGTCACAGTTATCATCAATGTTCAATTCAATGGCTTCTTCAAGGGGTCCTTCATCAATGTAAACTGGGACCGGATGTGGAGCTCTTCCTTCACTTTGAAGCTGCTGATAAGTATGAAATATCACAGGAAGTGGAGTATCAGGAGGAAGTTGATACCACATTACCAGCCCTAGGTATCTTTTCCAGTCAACTGATAAAACCTGAAATGCACCTTGTATATTACCTGCAAGTAACTCATACAACTTCAACCTGTCATTCTCAATAAACTTGAAGTCCATCCCATTCATTCTCCAGAGATCTAACTGCTGAGCCATGTCAGAGCGATTAACCATTGACCCACCAGCCTGACTCAGTAAAATAGCCAATCGGACATCTCCTCTAGAAGCAGCAATCTCAGCTGCTGCATCCAGCTGCCGTCCACTTAAAAGTAAGAGTATCTGCTCCAGATCACTTGGATCATTTAAGCAGCTCACATCTTCCTGTACCCGGTGGCAAACACTATCTTGCAGCCAACAACTAAAAGCTGCTCTCCGAATGAATGGTTTTGCCTCAATGTCCATGTCAAGGGAGTCATCCTTCTTATCAAGCATCATTtcctcaccatcatcatcatcatcatcatcattatagtTCAACCGTCCACTTGTTTCTCTCTCTGAGAATAAAACTTTTATCAGTTCCCAAATAGTTACCTGATGCATCAAAAACACACGAGAAGATGCGGATAACCCAGCGACCTCAAGCTGTTTCTCAATTATGTCAATATAAGCCCGGCAGATTTCTGAAAGAGTCAAGCGACTGCATACAACTTTCTGAAGCTTTATTTTGCAAGAACCAAGCTCAACTTCAGTAGTTTCATGTTCTAACAACTTGTGCAAGTTCAGAGGGGAACAAAAGCGCAAATCGACAAGATCCTCGacgattttatttttttcatctctCACAGATTTGTCTATGGCAACTTTCTGTATGTAGATTTGAGAAGATAGCCCGCTGCTGGAACTGCCTACCGGAGTACCACTATGAACAAGGAGGCCATTTGGTCCCCATCCGACACGAAATGATCTTCCCATGAATAAAGCAGAATCAACAATATTTTTTGAGTATCCCCCAGTTAAAGGAGTTGCATGATTCTCCTCCATTTTAAAGCCTTCCACCTTTTTCACCCTAGTTAGCCCCTTTTTTTGGCCAGTCAGGAGAATGTCTCTTGAGGAGCTCAAGTCACTGTTACTTATATTATACTCGAGTAAAGCTTGCGGTGACTTTCGAATGGGTGAATGACTGGTTTTGTTCAAGGGCTTCCTAGAGGAAACTTGTAATGAACTTTTATGGCCAAGTTTTTTGGAACTGGTGCCTGGAGAATCCTCCTTTATGGGTTCCCTGTTATATCCAATAATCTTCTGGAAGGATCCATTATGTTCTTCGCACTCCTCTTCTGCAGCAAACATCAAGGCCCTCATTTCTTGCATTCTTACAGGATCAAGACCCAGATGAGCCGGAAGCGAATGAGACAACACAGGTCCAGCAGGATGCACATGAGATTCTTTTACCTCCACGGTTGATTCAATATTAGCATCATCCATAACtatatcttcttcctcttcttcatccaaTCCAAATCTACTGAAATGCTGAACTAGGAAAGCCCATTCACCCCTTGACAAGTCAAATGAAAGAAAGCAAGCTCCTTGCTTCTCACAACTTCTCTTCAATATGTCACTGCATCTATCAGATTTGAGATACTGTGAGCCCAATGGTATTAGTTTA includes:
- the LOC103983919 gene encoding nuclear pore complex protein NUP96, with the translated sequence MASSTSSLSAAGILCNPHYSTGDSHFVCNCQSEAILDDCTSVNLAQCKRRRISCSRDVESLLPSLSSSDYFTKPSIDELAAHEIVDSGYCSRVPDFTVGRVGYGHIKFLGNTDVRWLNLDQIVKFDRHCVVVYGNEADKPPVGQGLNKAAEVTLILKLIPLGSQYLKSDRCSDILKRSCEKQGACFLSFDLSRGEWAFLVQHFSRFGLDEEEEEDIVMDDANIESTVEVKESHVHPAGPVLSHSLPAHLGLDPVRMQEMRALMFAAEEECEEHNGSFQKIIGYNREPIKEDSPGTSSKKLGHKSSLQVSSRKPLNKTSHSPIRKSPQALLEYNISNSDLSSSRDILLTGQKKGLTRVKKVEGFKMEENHATPLTGGYSKNIVDSALFMGRSFRVGWGPNGLLVHSGTPVGSSSSGLSSQIYIQKVAIDKSVRDEKNKIVEDLVDLRFCSPLNLHKLLEHETTEVELGSCKIKLQKVVCSRLTLSEICRAYIDIIEKQLEVAGLSASSRVFLMHQVTIWELIKVLFSERETSGRLNYNDDDDDDDGEEMMLDKKDDSLDMDIEAKPFIRRAAFSCWLQDSVCHRVQEDVSCLNDPSDLEQILLLLSGRQLDAAAEIAASRGDVRLAILLSQAGGSMVNRSDMAQQLDLWRMNGMDFKFIENDRLKLYELLAGNIQGAFQVLSVDWKRYLGLVMWYQLPPDTPLPVIFHTYQQLQSEGRAPHPVPVYIDEGPLEEAIELNIDDNCDLAYYLMLLHANEDDDFSLLKTMFSAFSSTHDPLDFHMIWHQRAILEAIGAFNSKELNVLDMSYVDQLLCLEQCHWAIYVVLHMPYHADVPYIQTKLIKEILLQNCETWSTQETQYQFLEDLGIPSEWMHEALAIYFEYHGDLQEALEHFLKCSNWQKAHSIFMTSVAHYLFLSSQDEEIWRITSSMEEHKSKIADWDLGAGIYIDFYVLRSSLQEEDSMSESDTLGNKNEACRSFFNRLSDSLSVWGSRLPVDARLTYSKMSEELCNLLVSTPGTSSTPMVRMSCFDTMLSAPIPEDLRSNHLQNALAVFTYQLLEAST